Proteins from a single region of Shinella zoogloeoides:
- the ubiE gene encoding bifunctional demethylmenaquinone methyltransferase/2-methoxy-6-polyprenyl-1,4-benzoquinol methylase UbiE, with protein sequence MTEQRTSADGGMETSYGFREVREGEKQALVNDVFHKVAKRYDIMNDVMSAGLHRAWKDAMIASLNPRKDAAYRSLDVAGGTGDIAFRIVEASDRLAHSTVLDINGSMLGVGADRAAKKGLSANLDFVEANAEELPFEAGTFDAYTIAFGIRNVPRIDVALSEAYRVLKRGGRLLVLEFSEVEMPLLDKVYDAWSFKAIPQFGKMITGDAEPYQYLVESIRKFPNQEDFAAIIRNAGFSRVTYTNYTGGIAALHSGWKL encoded by the coding sequence ATGACCGAACAGCGCACATCCGCAGACGGCGGCATGGAAACCTCCTACGGCTTCCGCGAGGTGCGGGAAGGCGAGAAGCAGGCGCTCGTCAACGACGTGTTCCACAAGGTCGCCAAGCGCTACGACATCATGAACGACGTCATGTCCGCCGGCCTGCACCGGGCCTGGAAGGACGCGATGATCGCCAGCCTCAACCCGCGCAAGGACGCCGCCTACAGGTCGCTTGACGTTGCCGGCGGCACCGGCGACATCGCCTTCCGCATCGTGGAAGCATCCGACCGTCTTGCCCATTCGACCGTGCTCGACATCAACGGCTCCATGCTCGGCGTCGGCGCGGACCGGGCGGCGAAGAAGGGGCTTTCGGCCAATCTCGACTTCGTCGAGGCCAATGCCGAAGAGTTGCCCTTCGAGGCCGGCACCTTCGACGCCTATACGATCGCCTTCGGCATCCGCAACGTGCCGCGCATCGATGTCGCGCTTTCGGAAGCCTACCGCGTGCTGAAGCGCGGCGGGCGGCTGCTGGTGCTGGAATTCTCCGAGGTGGAAATGCCGCTGCTCGACAAGGTCTATGACGCCTGGTCGTTCAAGGCGATCCCGCAATTCGGCAAGATGATCACGGGCGACGCCGAACCCTACCAGTATCTGGTGGAATCGATCCGCAAGTTCCCCAATCAGGAAGACTTTGCCGCGATAATCCGTAACGCCGGCTTCTCGCGCGTTACCTACACCAACTATACCGGCGGCATCGCGGCGCTGCATTCGGGCTGGAAGCTCTGA
- the mutM gene encoding bifunctional DNA-formamidopyrimidine glycosylase/DNA-(apurinic or apyrimidinic site) lyase: protein MPELPEVETVKRGLAPVMEGSRIRRAELRRPDLRFPFPPAFSEALEGRRVVSLGRRAKYLLIDIEGGDVVIAHLGMSGSFRVEGAPEAQTPGDFHMPRSKDTRHDHVVFHLETAEGERRVVYNDPRRFGFMDLARREDLAAHAFFRDLGPEPTGNTLDADHIAARFRNRQTPLKAALLDQKNIAGLGNIYVCEALWRSHLSPERLAGTLVTAAGKPKKELVALTASIREVIADAIEAGGSTLRDHIRADGSLGYFQHSFSVYDREKEPCRTPGCTGTIGRIVQGGRSTFHCAVCQK from the coding sequence ATGCCGGAATTGCCGGAAGTGGAAACGGTCAAGCGCGGCCTTGCGCCCGTCATGGAAGGATCGCGCATCCGCCGCGCGGAATTGCGCCGCCCGGACCTGCGCTTTCCCTTCCCGCCCGCTTTTTCCGAGGCGCTGGAAGGCCGCCGCGTCGTCTCGCTCGGCCGCCGCGCCAAATATCTGCTGATCGATATCGAGGGCGGCGACGTGGTGATCGCCCATCTCGGCATGTCCGGCTCGTTCCGGGTGGAGGGCGCGCCGGAGGCGCAAACGCCCGGCGACTTCCACATGCCGCGCAGCAAGGACACGCGCCACGACCATGTCGTCTTCCATCTGGAGACGGCGGAAGGCGAGCGCCGCGTCGTCTATAACGATCCGCGCCGCTTCGGCTTCATGGACCTTGCCCGCCGCGAGGATCTCGCCGCCCATGCCTTCTTCCGCGATCTCGGCCCCGAGCCGACCGGCAATACGCTCGACGCCGACCATATCGCCGCCCGGTTCCGCAATCGCCAGACGCCGCTGAAGGCCGCACTACTCGACCAGAAGAACATTGCCGGCCTCGGCAATATCTACGTCTGCGAGGCCCTGTGGCGCTCCCATCTTTCACCGGAGCGGCTGGCCGGAACGCTGGTGACGGCGGCCGGCAAGCCGAAGAAGGAACTTGTGGCGCTCACGGCCTCGATCCGAGAGGTCATTGCCGATGCCATCGAGGCCGGCGGCTCGACCCTGCGCGACCATATCCGCGCCGACGGCTCGCTCGGCTATTTCCAGCACTCCTTTTCCGTCTATGACCGCGAGAAGGAGCCTTGCCGCACGCCGGGCTGCACGGGCACTATCGGCCGCATCGTGCAGGGCGGCCGATCGACCTTCCACTGCGCCGTCTGCCAGAAGTAA